TTGAATCTAAAGCgggtgaaatttcacatacatCAATGATAGACTGAGGAATAATACAACACATATTTTCTCAAATGTATACACCAACATTTGTACATGACTTTAAATTCATTTTGTCattcacataaaaaaaaatttcagaataaCATCGTAACtctttataaaattttcatttttattactaCAGTTGATGTTTCTTGACAAaaactttatctaaaaatcacAACAGTTATAGAAGTTCCCTAGAAGTTTTGGATATTTATGCTTTTCCTCATTCCCATACATTCAACTTCATCAATGAACAAGGTGTTTGATTTCACTTCAATGTCCTCCTCCAACGATAGCTGATTGCGAATCAAACCCTTCAGTGACGACTCGGCTTCAGCAAGACGTGCCTGCAGCCCGGCGACAGATCCTTCAATCTCATGAACCTCCTCGATGAGTCTGTATTGTACTGGATCACGGCACAACTCCACATTTGGACGATTGGTACGGGTGTCGAGTCTGGTCTGTGCAAGCATCATGGGTTGCTCCTTGTCCTGGATGGCCTTCGTGAGACGTGAAATGTTCTCCTCCATTTCCTTGATCTGGGCAACAACCTGGAAAAATGTACAATATCAGAATAAGTTACTGTACAACTATTActtcatttaaggtagttctgcacattcagaacaacatttttctacaatgtagaatctgACTAAACCATGATTTTTTGAAACTTCAAAATACACTAAGAAAATCTGACAATTAAAAAAGATAGGTTTCTGTCTGATTctttgctagactgatctgaaaaacTTGGACCTTAGGCAAGTCTTTTGGAAAATCAcagttttgatgacattttcaaaaaaaaaaaaaaattcacaaagcatatttttatgaaacttttcacTACTGTAAATCAACATAATGTCTATTATaaggtcaaacaagagctgtcagtggacagcgtgatAGACTATTCTCAGTCCTTtatagtaaaatataagcaatgagtaaaactttaacattacaataagcatattctaagtcgaaaaggggccataattcagtcaaaatgcttgatagagttgcctcctccttattacagactggggtcatgatggtaaacaagtatgcaaaatatgaaagcaatatctcaatggactttgaaaatatttggggtggtacgcaaactttaacattaattccaagtcgaaaaggggccataattcagtcaaaatgctcgatagagtagcctcctcctttttacagactggggtcatgatggtaaacaagtatgcaaaatatgaaagcaatatctcaatggactttgaaaatatttggggtggtacgcaaactttaacatttattctaagtcgaaaaggggccataattcagtcaaaatgcttcatagagttgcctcctcctttttagagactggggtcatgatggtaaacaagtatgcaaaatatgaaagcaatatctcaatggactttgaaaatatttggggtggtacgcaaactttaacatttgtgtgacgctcatgccgacgccggggcgagtaggatagctccccttttcttcgaatagtcgagctaataaaatgtataggtatgTGTACTATTTTTTTAGACTATGGTTTAAGAAAGAATACAACTCAAGTTTGCAATGCGTTTCTTATTAAAATACTTCTTCAGgcaaacatacatgtatgtgtactATTTTTCAGCAAACTTTTAGCagattgaaattgaaattatttcacatgtcaacattttcACTTCATAAAAGTTAGTAGCCAGTTACCAATAGCAACCTGTTTACCAAGCGTGCAGAACTATCTTGAGATACAATACTAAGGCCAATTGGGTTGGAAGACAGCATTGCTCGCCTGAATACTTGTACAAGTTAGTTATTTTGGTCGAGGTTCACCAATCTACAGTGTTACCGGAGTATTCTTGCCCATTATTGAACTTAAGAtcttgttggggttttttttgctttgttgcttttaacgtcacaccgacaaaatTATTGGTCATCTATGACAACTTCCCAGCTTTTGAttttggaggaagaccccaggtgcccctccatgtagTATTTCATCATGGTGGGCACCTCGGTAGAACCGCCAACCTTTCATAAGCCAattggatggcttcatcacactAAAAAGCAAGACTCAAACCCACAttagtgaggggcaagtaattggAAGTCAAAGACTAAAACGACTCGGCCACAGAAGGCCCTTTCAGATCTTGGAGTTGTATATATTCTACGTAAGTTAAATGAAGATTGATACAgacatgtggcctctactgtgttaaaactttgaaatatgacaatttctACTGATTCATTTGGGCCGTAACTTGTTTAAGTAATCTTGCTCATTACGGACCTTGCCTGAGGTCTTAAGCTAATTAtatattctaagtttcatgaatatttctTGGCAATGTGGCCTCTAATGTGCGATATCTACCGGTATGTGAAAATCTGGGAATTTTAAAACAAGGGCCACAGGTATACAAGTACCTTATTAAGATGATCTTCCAATTTGCTCTTTGTATCCTTTGTCTCATTGATTCTTTTGTTGAAAGCAACGTTGACTTCACTGCATTGTTTACGCATGTCATTTGAAGTCTGTTGAAGGATACCGTCAATAAGTGATCTCAGATCTACTGAGCTCTGACGTTCACGCTctgctttttcaatatttttgtggGAGAAATCCTGCCAATCTTCTGGTGTCAcagaactgaaaaaatatttctggtcaataaattttaaaagaaagtatGTACCACTAGATCTCTTGTTATTTATCTTTTTGAAAGACAGTTCTAAGATAACGAAAGTCTGACAAATCTAGATCAAATGAAGTTATACCATAAAGCAGATAAATGCTGACTGTCAGTGTTCAAGGTGCAGACAAAAATAGAAAGGGACaagaatatgagccgtgccatgggaaaaccaacatagtggctttgcgaccagcatggatccagacaggctggtctggatccatgctggtcgcaaacccactatgttggtcttcccatggcacggctcaattataactTCGGCTATGACTCCCAATGCTAATTATACAAACATTTACTAAGAAGGAAGTGCTACCAATAATACAGACTACAAATGAGGTTACAACTTACTTTGCTTCAATTTTAGCAGTTCCTTCTTTGAAGTTGATATTTTGTGAGTTATTTCTGAGGCTTTCACAGTACTCATCAATAGATAACACACTGAATTTGTCCTTCAGGTCCTTCTCCAGCTGGAACTTGGCTTTCCTGTTCAacctgttttcaaaataaaaacattaattgagccgcgccatgagaaaatcaacatagtggctttgtgaccagcatggatccagaccagactgcgcatccacgcagtctggtcaggacccatgctgttcactaaaggtttctctaattgcagtaggctataaaagcgaacagcatggatcctgaccagactgcgcggatgcgcaggctggtctggatccatgctggtcgcaaacccactatgttggttttctcatggcacggctcttataAATAAGTCTTAAAAGAAGTGAAGTAGTGTGCAACAAAAGCTCTAcaaagatactttggaagcataaaGTGTGACCAACTTGTCCAAGCAATATAACTGCTGGCTCactttggttgagtctgttcatctATGATAATGAAAGGTGCAACACACACTGCATTTCAAAATAGACAATGTTCCAGATATGTATGTCTTAATGTAGACAATGTATTGGGATATTGAATTCAATAAAAATTCAGTTTTTATTCCAGATTGGTAACCCTACTCTCTCAGTTTTCAGCACTTTCGACAGATTAAAAGCATGTCAAAATTAACACTGACTGACTGACATATAGACTAATTACCTGATCTGTTCTGTGGCCTGCTCTAATGATCTTTGTAGAAGGGCCTGTACACCTTCAATAGCTTCTACCTCTTTGATCAGTTCTTTCTGTACATCATCATGAACTAAGTCAATTGCCTTCCTCTTCTCtctgcaattttgataaaatctatatgtAACATAGTGATATATTTGGAATAAACAGTTCTaaagtttcaattttgcaaaatgaCATCTTATTACACTGCTAAGCTTGCGTAAATTGCATCatacaaaattaagtatatatgGCAAACTACAGAAggactagcctgggaagccgttgataatatttgtgctttgtcagaagaaataataCCTAATATCAATGCATTAAagatcacttaatttgcgctaattagtgcattcatcgagtttctgatattatcaacgtcAGTTGCAGGTAGAaacaaaagttagaaattgtcagactggattcccaggttACAATAAACTAAGCGCGCTTTTATATACGAGACAGTGTCGTTATCGTCAATTTGCAGGtattaaaaaagttagaaattgtcagacttgATTCCCAGGCTACAGAAGGACCTGTACAATGTTATCATATCGAAAGCTCTTAAAAATGTCTTCCCTTTTAAATTGtgattattaaaataaatatatatatagatttcaTACTGCACAATTTCTAAATTTACCTGTTCATTAAACATTGCCTTGCAATGTGTAATGGCTCATGTGTAGCCTCGAGTGCTTTCTCAACTCTAGTTTTAAATGCTAGAAGATTGTCTATCTCTGTTGTAACACCAGCAAGTTTATCATCAAGTTCAGTCTTCCAGTAACGAATGTCATCAAGTCTTTGTTCTGAAAATAACAACAGACTTTAATAAAATGGCTGCTGCAGGAAATCTTATCTGATAACAATTATGCTAAAATCAGTAACTTTTTAGATAAGTTTAGTAATttgaaagtaaaacataaaacatacagaaaatttACAGCACATCTAGCTCTATTTTTagcaaatataaatgatttcttctTAAAGAGAATGTATTTTTTGAACCCCTAGTACTTGAAACCACTCCCTTCAAGAACTTTAGTGTTATTCATGCTTATATACTGATAGGTAACACTCATCACTTAttgcaaaaattgtttttgtatttgttggTAAAAAGTCTTGCAAATCCTTTGAAAATTCAACTTACGAAATTTCTTATTAACATCCCTCTGGGTCTTTTCAGTTCTTTTCTCTGTTTCATCAGACAATCTCTTTGATTCTTCAACAAGACGCTCTGCTGCAGCACGTTCTACTTCAGCATTAGCATACTTTGTTAGGTTAGAGGTAGTCCAATCTTGGTGGGTAAACCTTGTTGGTGGCTGTACAAGTTTTGCCATGTTTTGATGTAGATGTTTATCtagaaatatattatgaaaatacaACTTTTGGCAAAAAATTTAGTTCTTCCCAAATAACATTTTACTGGAGATTATATTCCTATGTAGTCACTAATTTACTTTTCATAGCAGAGCTGTTGGAATCATTTCACCACAAATGGTAAAAATGCGCCACACCACAGCAAAAGTCATATATATATGAAAGTAAAACAGCATGAACATATTGAAATCTACCTATGTTGACAGGTTAAAATGCATGGCAATTGAATGAATTGCTTATATCATTTTAGATCTTTTATCCATACAGCATCTGCACTGCTccatttaattgtatttttttttatttttggtcaaAAATTGCACTCATCATGAAGGATGAGTTCTACAAATCTCCCTCCTCAGCCCGCCAACAAAGATTCAAATCCCTTAAGTCTTCTATCCAGAAGCAAATAAGAGCCCAATACTGGTCATATATGGAAAGTGTCATATTTGACCATGACTCAcaacctggtaaaaacaaaaagttttacagcttcatcaagcacaacaaaaaagaaaatgtcggcattgCCCCCCTTAAATCAGATGGTCTTATCTACACAGACCCCATCCAAAAGgctactatcttaaacaaacaatttgaatctgtcttttcccctccccagccccttagtctgaagcatatatgttccaaCGTCCCTTCATCCCCAGTCTCCAtgatgaataagatccaggtcaccactgaaggtgtggaaaaactgctctatggcctatccccacataaagcctcaggacctgatgaattatccccacgcatcctaaaagaactccaccatgaaattgctcctgtacttgcccatatatacaggttatctctcgaatctggcctagtacccagtgattggaaaaaagccaccgtagcccccgtatttaaaaaaggtcccaagtctaaacctagtaactatcgcccaatttccctaacttgcattgcttccaaactccttgaacacattgttgtttccaatcttatgacctattttgataagcataagctacttagccagttccagcacggctttagatcaggtcacagttgtgagactcagctcattaatttcaatcaggaactttacaataacactgaacagggtcaacaaacagatgttattgtcatggacttctccaaggcgtttgacaaggtcgatcacattagactaatttataaactacaaagccttggtgtcaacccacaaattaccaaatgggtcaaatctttcctgtccaaccgctcccagaaagtcgctgttgatggtcatttttccagtgaacttcctgtactgtctggagttccccaggggtctgttcttgggccatgtctcttcctggtatatatcaatgacttaccagattccgtcaaatgtaacgcaagaatgtttgcagatgacaccataatataccttaccatcaactccatttcagatagtatatctctgcaacaagacctgattagcttagaaacctgggagaagacatggtccatggagttcaacccggacaagtgtgaagtccttagaatttttagaaagaaaaatcctgtagtctacccctacaaacttcacaacatagagttaaaaacttgtgaggcagctaaatacttaggcataaccatttccaaagatctaaactggtccaaacacattgacagtatcacttccaaagcaacttccactcttcgcttcatacaacgaaatgtcaaaactgataataaaaaggtcaaaattgctgcctataacacctatgtccgccctcaacttgaatactgttcaagcgtctggcatccttggcaaaaaaccctcactagcaaagtcgaaaatgtccaaaggtcagctgctaggtacgtcatgtttgactacagttacaccagtagtgttacacaaatgctgaaaaccttagaatggaatacactccaatatagaaggttacacaattcattagtaatgtttatataaataaggacccagacagttgcagtcgaccaatctcatcttattccaactagaaacctaaattacttaatccccatgtctcacactcagtacttttctaactcctacttccctaggaccatccgactctggaa
The genomic region above belongs to Mercenaria mercenaria strain notata chromosome 12, MADL_Memer_1, whole genome shotgun sequence and contains:
- the LOC123533587 gene encoding tektin-1-like, coding for MAKLVQPPTRFTHQDWTTSNLTKYANAEVERAAAERLVEESKRLSDETEKRTEKTQRDVNKKFQQRLDDIRYWKTELDDKLAGVTTEIDNLLAFKTRVEKALEATHEPLHIARQCLMNREKRKAIDLVHDDVQKELIKEVEAIEGVQALLQRSLEQATEQIRLNRKAKFQLEKDLKDKFSVLSIDEYCESLRNNSQNINFKEGTAKIEANSVTPEDWQDFSHKNIEKAERERQSSVDLRSLIDGILQQTSNDMRKQCSEVNVAFNKRINETKDTKSKLEDHLNKVVAQIKEMEENISRLTKAIQDKEQPMMLAQTRLDTRTNRPNVELCRDPVQYRLIEEVHEIEGSVAGLQARLAEAESSLKGLIRNQLSLEEDIEVKSNTLFIDEVECMGMRKSINIQNF